The Desulfovibrio sp. G11 region GCTCAAAGGGGTAAGTCCGGCACAGCAAGTGGTCAAGATCGTTCATGATGAGCTGGTCGGCCTGCTTGGCGGTGAAACCGCCGCGCTTGACCTTCAGGGGCGTGAGCCGGCTGTCATCATGCTTGTGGGCCTGCAAGGCTCGGGTAAAACCACCTCCGCAGGCAAGATAGCAAATATTTTGCGCAAGCAAAAGATGCGCCCCTATCTTGTGCCGGCCGACGTATACCGCCCTGCGGCCATTGACCAGCTGACGGTGCTTGCCAAGCAGTTGGACATGCCCTGCTATCCTTCCACCGTGGACATGAACCCCGTGGACATAGCAAAGGCCGCGCTTGAAGAGGCTCGGCGCGAGCAGGCCACGGTGCTGCTGCTTGACACGGCGGGCCGCCTGCATGTTGACGAACCGCTCATGCAGGAGCTTGAGGCCATCAAGGCTGCTGTGCAGCCGCAGGAAATTCTGTTCGTGGCTGATGCCATGACCGGTCAGGATGCCGTGACCGTGGCCGAAAGCTTTAACGAGCGGCTGGGCGTCACCGGCGTGGTGCTGACCAAGATGGACGGCGATGCGCGCGGCGGTGCGGCCCTTTCCATCCGCGCGGTGACAGGCGCGCCTGTCAAATTTGTGGGTATGGGCGAAAAGCTGTCGGAGATGGAGGTCTTCCACCCCGACCGTATCGCCGGGCGTATTCTGGGCATGGGCGACGTGCTTACTCTGGTGGAGAAAGCACAGGGCGCCATCAATGCCGAAGAAGCCGAAGAGCTGGCCCGCAAGATGAAAAAAGCCAGCTTTGACCTTGAAGATTTTCGTACCCAGATGCGCCGCATCAAAAAGCTTGGTTCGCTGGAAAGCATCCTCAAGATGATTCCCGGCCTGGGCGGTCTGCGCGACAAGCTGGCCGAAGCCAGCGGAGCCATGCCCGAAAAGGAAATGGCGCGCACCGAGGCCATAATCAATTCGATGACTATGGCCGAACGGCGCAATCCCGACCTTCTGAACGGCAGCCGCCGGGCGCGTATTGCCAAGGGCGCGGGCGTAACCGTGGCTCAGGTGAACCAGCTTGTGCGCCAGTTTGAGCAGATGCGCCAGATGATGAAGGGCATGATGGGCGGCAAGGGCGCAAAAATGCCCTCAATGCCGCGCATGCGTGGCATGCCCCCCGGCATGATGCCCCCCGGCGGCATGGGCGGTATGCCCGGCATGGGCGGCCTGCCTGGTATGGGTGGTCTGCCCGGAATGGGGGGATTGCCCGGTATGGAAGGCATGCCCGGCGGGCGTGCCGGTTCCGGAAAGTCGGCTGCGGCTAAAAAGCGCAAGAAAAAAGAGCGCCAGAAGCGCAAGAAAAAATAAGGCATTTCGCGGCAAGGAGCGCCGCCGTAGCGGCAACACCTCTTTGCGCCAGGGCTTTTCCGCCCTTGCCCTTTCCCGGGCGCAACGATAACATAACACCTCAAAGGGAGTTGGACTCATGGCTGTAAAGTTGAAATTGACCCGCCTCGGCAGCAAAAAGCACCCCTTCTACCGGGTGGTGGCCGCCACTGACGAAACCCGTCGTGATGGCCGTCCGCTGGAGTTTCTGGGCTACTATAATCCCATGACTGATCCGGTTGAAGTCAAGCTCGATGCGGACAAAATCAAGGAATGGCTGGCCCGTGGCGCAGAACCCACGGACACCGTCCGCGCCCTGATTAAAAAACACATGGCCTAGCGCATTCCGCTACGCTTCCGCCACGGCGGCAGATGCCCTGCGGCCTCCCGCATATCGTAACACATGGCGGGAATGGCCGTTTGTGGGCAAATCGGCACTGCGCGCGGCCTTTACTGTTCCGGATATTTCCGGCGCAGGCCCCTTGGAGGTGTACAATGAAGGCCCTGATCGAATATATTGCCCGGTCCCTGGTGGATCACCCCGACGAGGTGCAGGTCAGCGAAGTGGAAGGCGAGCAGACTACCGTGCTGGAACTCAAGGTTGCCAAGGAAGACCTGGGCAAGGTTATTGGCAAGCAGGGCCGCACGGCCCGTGCCATGCGCACCATTCTGAGTGCCGCTTCCATCAAGTGCAAAAAACGCACTGTGCTGGAAATACTGGAATAGCGTCTGGAAGTTATGGCCGATTCTTGGATTCATATGGGTACGCTTGCGCGGCCCCACGGCATTAAAGGGGAGATCTGCATCGACTGGTATGCGGACTCCCCCTTGCTTTTGACAACCCCGCTCTGGATTCAGGCGGGCGATGGCGAACCGCGCCGGGTACGTCAGGTGGCTGTGCGCAGCCACAAGGGGCGTCCGCTGCTTCAGCTTGAAGGCGTGGTTGACCGCAATGCCGTTGAAGGGCTGCGCGGCTGCAAACTCTTGACCAAACGCGAAGCCCTGCCGGAACCGGAAGATGACGAAGTCTATCTGGAAGACCTGCTGGGGGGCGATGTTTTTCTGCCGGACGGAAAACGCCTGGGTACACTCGACCACTTTGAATATCCCGCGGGGCTTGAGATGTGGGTCATCGTGACCGATGACAACCGCGAAGTGCTCTTTCCTGCAAGGCCAGAATTTATTGCGGGCTTTGATCTGGAAGGTCCGGCCGTCATTATTGATCCGCCGGAAGGTCTGCTGGATATCTATCTTTCTGAAAAATAGCCCGTATGTGGGGCATGCTGTATATAAACCCGCGCAAGCGGGTTTTTTACTTGCGAACCTTTGCTGCCCGGCCTTGCCATGCAGTTGGCGCGCCTTATAGTTAGTTCATGTTATTTGCCCAATCAGAGGATGACCATGCCTGAACTGCCGGAAGTGGAGACTGTTGCCCGCACCCTGCGGCCCCATGTGCAGGATCGCATTATTGCTGACGCGCAGGTTTTGCGCCCCACCAGCCAGCATCCCCTGAGCCTGCCCCTGCAGGACCTGCGGGGATGCCGCATCGCTGACGTAGTGCGCCGGGGCAAACTGCTCTTGCTGCTGCTTGACCCAACCGAAGCGGAAAAAACGTGTGTACGCGGCATGCAAAACCTGCGTCTGGCCGTGCACTTGCGCATGACGGGGCGTCTTATGACCTATGCGGCGAAAACGTCGCCAGGCACGCATACCCGCTGTATCCTTGATCTGAAAGCATTGCCCGCCGCCGCTGGCGGGCAGGCCGCGGCGGAATGTGGGCCTGCCGGAGGAGCAGGCGTGCCCGGGGCTGAAGACTGTTTGACGTCCGGCGAGCGTCGCCTGTTTTTTGACGACGTGCGCGCCTTCGGAACCATGCTGGCAGGCACGCCGGAGATGTTTGCCCGCTGGCCTTTCTGGCGGGAGCTTGGCCCCGAGCCTCTGGATATTACGGAAGCGGCCTTTGCCGCAAGCATTGCCGCAAAAAGGTCTGCCATCAAGGCTGTGCTGCTGGATCAGAAAATGCTGGCCGGGGTCGGCAATATCTATGCGGACGAAAGCCTGTTTGCCGCAGGCATTGACCCGCGCCGGAAAGCTTCTGAGCTGACGCGGCTTCAGGCCGACCGCCTTTTGCAATGCCTGCGGGATGTGCTTTTACTGTCCATCTCCCAGTGCGGCAGTTCCATTCGTGATTACAGGGATGCCGACGGCAATGTGGGGGCCTTTCAGAATATCTTTGCCGTGTACGGGCGCGGCGGGCAAAAGTGCAAGACTTGCGGAAGCCTTCTGGAAAAGGCCAAAGTGGCTGGCAGGAGTACAGTTTTTTGCCCGCAGTGTCAGCATTAGCCCCATGTGCGCTCGCGCCTTTGCCCGGATTTTTCTGTTTCTGGCTGGCGCATTAATTATGGGGATATGTCATCTCAAGACAGCATGACATCCATTACGGTGATTGGCAGCGCAAGTATCCGGCTCTGCTGCCTTTAACGTGAGCCGTGCCGGCAACGGCCGATGCAGTGTTACGCCTTTGTGGCAGGCATGCATTCGCGCAGCAGCCAGAACAGTTTCAGGGCGAAACCTGCTCTGGCCAGCTGCACTCCGGTCCGTAACATGTAGACGTGGCCTTCTACTTGTCCCGGCAGTGCTGTCCACCCCCGGCAGCAAAGACCGCTCAGGCCCGGGCCATGCTCATGCCCAGTTCAAAGGCTTTCCGGCAGTCTTCCGGAAAAACTTCTTCCCTGCGTTTCAGCTTGGCTTCTTCAGAAAAGCACTCCACCTTGTATTTGCTGTAATCCATAAACTGATAGGTATCGTTGATGTAGAGTACGGCGGGCGGGGTCAGCATTCTGCCCGTAAAGTATTCCATGCCGCCCAGGTGCTCGGGATAGTGCATCTCGCGCATAAAACTTTCCGTAACGTTCATTGTATAGATAAAGGCCGTCTTCATTTTTTTGGGCGCTATGGAAGAATATTCGGCGTCATACACAAGGTAGGGAAAAAGAAAGCGCTCAAAAAATGACCGCATTTCCCCTGTGATGCCCTGGAAATAGATGGGTGAGCCAAAAATGATGCCGTCCGCCAGAGAGAGTTTTTCCAGTACCGGCGCCAGTTCATCGCGCACGGCACAGCGGCCGTAAGACTTGCCGCCAAGCCGTTTGCATTCAAAACAGCTTATACAGCCCTTGTAAGTGTAGTCATAGAGATGCAGCATCTCTGTCTGCGCTTCGGGGCAGGCCGCGGCTATGCCTTCAAGCGCTTTGCCGAGCACCGTGGCGGTATTGCGTTTTTTTCTGGGGCTTCCGTTAACAGCATAAAACTGCATGACCTATCTCCTTGGAAAGTGGTTGAAATGGAGCGCGCGGCGCTCTGCCATCACAGGGGGATCTGTATTCCGATGATGGGGCGAAACGTATTCCGCCATACGCAGATTTTTGTAAAAATCTGCACTGAAATGCCACAAGGCGGAATGCCCTGTGCCGGCATTGCAGCCTGGAACCAGTCCAGAGCATTTTCACGTTGGGAATGTTCTGGCGGCGGCGCGGGCAACGTTCGCTGTGAAGGTGCAGGCGCGACGGTCAGAAAAAAGGACGGGCTGCCGCTATTCGGTCTGTCCGCTATCAGCCTTGCCGCGTAGTTCGCCTTCCTCTTTATGCTCTTTGGCGGGCATTTTTTCATGGTCCTGCCTGGTGCCGCCCGGCGCGGCACTGTTTACCCCGGCAGTGCCTCTTTGTGTCCGTAGATGCAGCACCGCGCGTTCTTCAGCGTCGGTAGGGGGCCACTGCATGCCACGTCCAGGCCAGGTCAGCTGCACCTGCCCGTCACGCCCGGTGAACAGCAGGGGAATGCCTGCTTTGTCCAGCCATGCGCGCACTTTTTTACCGGGGTAGCCATAGCGGTTTTCAAAGCCGCAGGCAGCCACCGCCACACGGGGCTGCACCGCCTTGTAAAAATCAGCCAGATAGCTGCTGTCTGATCCGTGGTGCGGCAAAACCAGAACCTCGGCACGCAGGTCAATGCCCTGATCCAGCATGTGCCGCAATGAACGGCGTTCGGCATCGCCGGGGATCAGGGCCAGGCCGCGGCCCTTGTGGGTCAGACGGGCCACCAGCGAAGCATTGTTTCCGGTCCACGGCGAATGTGCTTCAGCACGGGCGCTGCGCGGTGGGTGCAGTATTTCCAGCTGGAGCTGGCGGATCGGGTCGCCCAGTTGCAGCACATCGCCCTGTGCAAGGGGGCGGGCCTTGTGCTGTTGCCTGACCTGTGTCCACAGGGCGCCCCAGCCGCTGTCGCTGCGTCCGTCCTGCCCGTTGTCAAACAGGGTGTTTACCTTGAAATGCTCAAGAATATGTACCAGTCCCCCCATATGGTCAAGGTCGGGATGGCTGTTCAGTACGGCTGAAAGGCGGGGCGAATCATTATAGAGGAGGACTGGAGCCACCAGCGCCTGGCCGGGATCAAAGCGCGGTGAGGCACTGCCGCCGCCGTCCAGCAGCAGGCGCACATGTCCCGGCAAACGCAGGGCCACGGCCTGGCTTTGCCCCACATCCAGCACATCCAGCCGTATTTCCGGTGAAAGGCGCTGTTCCACGCGCAGCAGCGGCCCTGCCAGCAATAACGCGCCCCCTGCCAGCAGCAGTCGCGCTGCTCCCGCAGGCATGGTTTTTCGCCCGGCCATGAAAGCAAGAGCCGTAAGCAAGGCAGCAAAGGCCGGCAGGGCCGTCCAGTGGGGGCGCAGCATGGCCGGGGCAGCCAGCAGGCCACTTTCGGCCAGCCAGGCCAGAGAGTCCACCAGCCACTGGCAGGGCATGGCGGCCACATCCAGAATCAGGCGCGCCGGTGATTCAAGGCCAAGGGCCGCGCACAGCAGGCCCAGTACGGCTGCGGGCAGTACAATCAGGTCGGCTACGGGCAGCCATGCCACATTAAGGGGAAACCAGAAGCCCGCGTTGCCGAAAAGCAGCATATTGAGCGGCAGCAGGGCGATCTGTATGAACAGTGAAACAAGAAAAATGCGCATAAGAGCGCGCAGCCACGCCGTGACGCGCGAAGGCGAGTCGGGCGCACCACGGTCCGGCAGGGGAATGATGCGCCGCAACCAGGGCAGGCTCAGGCCGATGGCCCCCACACACAGGGCTGAAAGCTGCAATCCGGTATCCAGCACGCTCAGGGGAAAGGATACCGTGATACAAAGAAGTGCCGCGCCCAGTGCGTCCAGGGTTGTGCGCGGACGGCCGGAAGCCATCCACAGGGCCGCCACAAGCATCATGACTGTGGCGCGCAACAAGGATGCCGGGGCGTTGCCCAGCCACAGATACCCCAGGGCGGGCGGCAGCGAGGCCAGCATGACCCACAGGACTTTGGGGCGGCGCAGATAGATTCCCGGCCGCAGGCGTGATGCCGCCAGTACGCAGAACAGCCCGATCATGCCTGCTACCACAAGGTGCTGGCCCGAAAGGGCCAGGCTGTGCACCAGGGTGGCTGCGGCAAAATTGTTCAGGGTCGCCTGGGCGAGGTATTGCCTGTCGCCAAAAAGCAGGGCCAGTACAATGGCTTTGCCCTGGCTCAGGCTTTTCTGGCCGGGCGGCATTTCGCCACCGGATGCGGCATGCCCGCCGGAGAGTTCTTTTATCTGCCCCGAGGCTGTTGTATGCCCTCCATGCGTCGTGGGGCTGCCGTTCCGGGCCGCAGGAAGAAGATCGCCCGGTTGCGCAGGAGCTTGCAGGGCTGCCAGGAATTTTTCGCGCAGGGATTCTCGCCAGCGAGCGGAACGCCCCCCTTCGCCAGAGACGAACGGCTCGCCGCGTTCCGCCTGCGTCCATAGACGCCAGCGTACGTCCTGCGCGGCCCACCACAGCTCCCAGGCCGATTGTCCCTCATTGGCGAAGCCCTGCATGGGCATGGGGCGGCGTGCCAGGCAAAATGTCTGGCCGGGTAACGGGCGCAGTGTGGGATTTTCCCAGGTAAAGGCCACAAGGCCGGGCAAGGGCGCGGCAAAGGCTGCTCGCAGGTCTGCGCGGCGCGACGCATCGTCTGCCGCAGCTATCGCGTCAGGAGCCATGTGAGACAGAATCAGGCGCAGGCGTTGGTCCGGCAGGCCCTGGCTGTCGGTCACTGTGCCGCAGACGCGGATATCTTTGGGGGCTTCAGCCAGCCAGAAGGGTGGAGAAGCTGGAGGAAGACCGCCGTGCCAGGGGCTGCCGTAAAGTTGCCATCGCGCTGTGAACAGCCCGGCCAGGACCAGCAGGGTACAGAAGGCAATGCGCCCCGCTTTCCACAGGCGGCGGTCTGCGAGAACAAGCAGCAGCAGGCACAGCAAAGACTGCCAGGGCCATACGGCCGCAGCTATGCCTCCTATCCAGAAGCAAAGGCAGAGCTGCCATAACAGCGGGGCTTGCAGTGGTGGATGGCGCATGCTTTTGCTCTGTGGAGCATGCAGCATTCCGCTATCTGCCGGACGAGATGCTCTGCAATGCGAAGCGTCGCAACGCCCGCACGATTGACGCCGGGCGCTTGTGCCACCCGCTGCGCGAAAATATTTTCTGTCCTCATACGGCGCGGCCGGCTGTGCGCAGACGAGATCCGGCGGTAACAGCGTGTACCCGCCCTGCCTCGGGGAGATCGGTCACGCCGGGCAGTTTTTGCGCAGGAACGGCGTTTACGACAGTTCGCGGGCCAGATCGCGCTCTTCAGCGCGGCGTTTCAGGCTTTCGCGATGGTCGTGCAGCTTTTTGCCCCGGCCCACGGCGATTTCAACCTTGATTTTTCCCCGCTTGAGGTAGAGCCGAACAGGAACCACGGTAAGGCCCTTTTGGGCCACAATACCCGACAGCTTGGCGATCTCGCGCTGGTGCAGCAGCAGCTTGCGCGCGCGTTCCGGTTCCTGCGGAGCATAGCCCGCATTGGAATAGGGGGCGATGTGCAGTGACAGCAGCCAGGCTTCGCCCCGGCGGAAGTCCACGTAACTGTCGACGAAGTTGACCTTGCCCGCGCGTATGCTTTTAACTTCGGGTCCGGTAAGCACAACGCCCGCCTCGGTGAACTCTGAAAGTTCATAAAGGTGGCGGGCCTTCTTATTGACGGCAATGGTGGAAGGAGATGTTTTCTGGCTCATGGCTGGCTGTGGGTCAAAAGGCTTGTGGTATGAAAAGCCAGTTCCGGTCCCAGGGTCTGGTGCAGGGTTTCCCGCACCATACGGCGGGAAGCGGCCACATCTGTGCTCATGAGCACACTGTGGGCCAGTTCCAT contains the following coding sequences:
- the ffh gene encoding signal recognition particle protein — encoded protein: MFESLSDRLSGVFRSFGGRGQLTEENVQAGLREVRLALLEADVNFKVVKDFVENVREKCLGQEVLKGVSPAQQVVKIVHDELVGLLGGETAALDLQGREPAVIMLVGLQGSGKTTSAGKIANILRKQKMRPYLVPADVYRPAAIDQLTVLAKQLDMPCYPSTVDMNPVDIAKAALEEARREQATVLLLDTAGRLHVDEPLMQELEAIKAAVQPQEILFVADAMTGQDAVTVAESFNERLGVTGVVLTKMDGDARGGAALSIRAVTGAPVKFVGMGEKLSEMEVFHPDRIAGRILGMGDVLTLVEKAQGAINAEEAEELARKMKKASFDLEDFRTQMRRIKKLGSLESILKMIPGLGGLRDKLAEASGAMPEKEMARTEAIINSMTMAERRNPDLLNGSRRARIAKGAGVTVAQVNQLVRQFEQMRQMMKGMMGGKGAKMPSMPRMRGMPPGMMPPGGMGGMPGMGGLPGMGGLPGMGGLPGMEGMPGGRAGSGKSAAAKKRKKKERQKRKKK
- the rpsP gene encoding 30S ribosomal protein S16; amino-acid sequence: MAVKLKLTRLGSKKHPFYRVVAATDETRRDGRPLEFLGYYNPMTDPVEVKLDADKIKEWLARGAEPTDTVRALIKKHMA
- a CDS encoding KH domain-containing protein, with the protein product MKALIEYIARSLVDHPDEVQVSEVEGEQTTVLELKVAKEDLGKVIGKQGRTARAMRTILSAASIKCKKRTVLEILE
- the rimM gene encoding ribosome maturation factor RimM (Essential for efficient processing of 16S rRNA), encoding MADSWIHMGTLARPHGIKGEICIDWYADSPLLLTTPLWIQAGDGEPRRVRQVAVRSHKGRPLLQLEGVVDRNAVEGLRGCKLLTKREALPEPEDDEVYLEDLLGGDVFLPDGKRLGTLDHFEYPAGLEMWVIVTDDNREVLFPARPEFIAGFDLEGPAVIIDPPEGLLDIYLSEK
- the mutM gene encoding bifunctional DNA-formamidopyrimidine glycosylase/DNA-(apurinic or apyrimidinic site) lyase, whose product is MPELPEVETVARTLRPHVQDRIIADAQVLRPTSQHPLSLPLQDLRGCRIADVVRRGKLLLLLLDPTEAEKTCVRGMQNLRLAVHLRMTGRLMTYAAKTSPGTHTRCILDLKALPAAAGGQAAAECGPAGGAGVPGAEDCLTSGERRLFFDDVRAFGTMLAGTPEMFARWPFWRELGPEPLDITEAAFAASIAAKRSAIKAVLLDQKMLAGVGNIYADESLFAAGIDPRRKASELTRLQADRLLQCLRDVLLLSISQCGSSIRDYRDADGNVGAFQNIFAVYGRGGQKCKTCGSLLEKAKVAGRSTVFCPQCQH
- a CDS encoding flavodoxin family protein, whose translation is MQFYAVNGSPRKKRNTATVLGKALEGIAAACPEAQTEMLHLYDYTYKGCISCFECKRLGGKSYGRCAVRDELAPVLEKLSLADGIIFGSPIYFQGITGEMRSFFERFLFPYLVYDAEYSSIAPKKMKTAFIYTMNVTESFMREMHYPEHLGGMEYFTGRMLTPPAVLYINDTYQFMDYSKYKVECFSEEAKLKRREEVFPEDCRKAFELGMSMARA
- a CDS encoding ComEC/Rec2 family competence protein, with the protein product MRHPPLQAPLLWQLCLCFWIGGIAAAVWPWQSLLCLLLLVLADRRLWKAGRIAFCTLLVLAGLFTARWQLYGSPWHGGLPPASPPFWLAEAPKDIRVCGTVTDSQGLPDQRLRLILSHMAPDAIAAADDASRRADLRAAFAAPLPGLVAFTWENPTLRPLPGQTFCLARRPMPMQGFANEGQSAWELWWAAQDVRWRLWTQAERGEPFVSGEGGRSARWRESLREKFLAALQAPAQPGDLLPAARNGSPTTHGGHTTASGQIKELSGGHAASGGEMPPGQKSLSQGKAIVLALLFGDRQYLAQATLNNFAAATLVHSLALSGQHLVVAGMIGLFCVLAASRLRPGIYLRRPKVLWVMLASLPPALGYLWLGNAPASLLRATVMMLVAALWMASGRPRTTLDALGAALLCITVSFPLSVLDTGLQLSALCVGAIGLSLPWLRRIIPLPDRGAPDSPSRVTAWLRALMRIFLVSLFIQIALLPLNMLLFGNAGFWFPLNVAWLPVADLIVLPAAVLGLLCAALGLESPARLILDVAAMPCQWLVDSLAWLAESGLLAAPAMLRPHWTALPAFAALLTALAFMAGRKTMPAGAARLLLAGGALLLAGPLLRVEQRLSPEIRLDVLDVGQSQAVALRLPGHVRLLLDGGGSASPRFDPGQALVAPVLLYNDSPRLSAVLNSHPDLDHMGGLVHILEHFKVNTLFDNGQDGRSDSGWGALWTQVRQQHKARPLAQGDVLQLGDPIRQLQLEILHPPRSARAEAHSPWTGNNASLVARLTHKGRGLALIPGDAERRSLRHMLDQGIDLRAEVLVLPHHGSDSSYLADFYKAVQPRVAVAACGFENRYGYPGKKVRAWLDKAGIPLLFTGRDGQVQLTWPGRGMQWPPTDAEERAVLHLRTQRGTAGVNSAAPGGTRQDHEKMPAKEHKEEGELRGKADSGQTE
- the smpB gene encoding SsrA-binding protein SmpB produces the protein MSQKTSPSTIAVNKKARHLYELSEFTEAGVVLTGPEVKSIRAGKVNFVDSYVDFRRGEAWLLSLHIAPYSNAGYAPQEPERARKLLLHQREIAKLSGIVAQKGLTVVPVRLYLKRGKIKVEIAVGRGKKLHDHRESLKRRAEERDLARELS